In a genomic window of Magnolia sinica isolate HGM2019 chromosome 16, MsV1, whole genome shotgun sequence:
- the LOC131228988 gene encoding probable isoaspartyl peptidase/L-asparaginase 2 has protein sequence MGGWAIAVHGGAGVDPNLPAQRQEEAKRLLTHCLHLGISALRSSLPAIDVVELVVRELETDPLFNSGRGSALTEKGRVEMEASIMDGPKRRCGAVSGLTTVKNPVSLARLVMEKSPHSYLAFEGAEEFARQQGVETVENAYFITEENVGMLQLAKDANTIMFDYRIPTDTCSGAAGTIDSPLQMNGLPISLYSQETVGCVVVDAQGRCAAATSTGGLMNKMSGRIGDSPLIGAGTYACDICAISCTGEGEAIIRGTLAREVAAVMEYKGLDLQDAIDYVIKERLDEGKAGLIAVSNDGKVGYGFNTTGMFRGCATEDGFMEVGIWE, from the exons ATGGGGGGTTGGGCAATCGCGGTGCATGGAGGGGCTGGTGTGGACCCCAACCTGCCTGCTCAGCGCCAAGAAGAGGCCAAGAGACTCCTAACCCACTGCCTGCATTTGGGCATCTCCGCACTCCGCTCTTCTCTCCCAGCCATTGATGTTGTTGAACTTGTT GTACGTGAATTGGAGACGGACCCACTTTTCAATTCTGGCCGTGGATCTGCTTTAACGGAGAAaggaagggtggagatggaagcCAGCATAATGGACGGTCCCAAGAGGAGATGCGGTGCCGTTTCGGGTCTGACCACTGTGAAGAACCCGGTTTCTCTCGCACGACTCGTTATGGAGAAATCTCCCCACTCCTACCTTGCCTTTGAAGGGGCCGAAGAATTCGCCAGGCAACAG GGGGTTGAAACGGTGGAAAATGCATACTTCATAACAGAAGAAAACGTGGGAATGCTCCAGCTGGCCAAAGATGCAAATACTATCATG TTTGATTACAGAATTCCAACGGATACATGCAGCGGAGCAGCAGGGACCATCGACAGCCCGCTACAAATGAACGGCCTCCCCATCAGCTTATACTCGCAAGAGACGGTTGGATGTGTGGTTGTCGACGCCCAGGGTCGTTGTGCGGCTGCCACATCCACAGGGGGTCTCATGAACAAGATGAGCGGTCGGATCGGCGACTCCCCCTTGATTGGGGCAGGGACCTACGCATGCGATATCTGCGCCATTTCATGCACCGGAGAAGGCGAGGCGATCATACGCGGGACCCTGGCTAGAGAAGTAGCGGCTGTGATGGAGTACAAGGGCCTGGATCTCCAAGATGCTATTGATTATGTGATAAAGGAACGGTTGGATGAAGGAAAGGCTGGTCTGATTGCTGTGTCCAATGATGGGAAGGTGGGGTATGGATTCAACACCACTGGAATGTTTAGGGGCTGTGCTACTGAGGATGGGTTTATGGAAGTGGGAATTTGGGAGTAG